The DNA window atattattatagtaattaaCTAACTCTGGTACTTTTTAGATATGGATATTTTATGGCaattatgtatctcattgaagataataaaaacatactatttgaatatcattacattaaatttaatatctatATCTAAAAAGCGCCAGAGTGATGACACGAATACGCCCGTTTTGGAGATGACCCCATtacatttatgaaaaaatacaatatgtaaCGTATTTCACAGAAAATGAAATAACGCCTGCCTAGTTTATTCACGGTATTTGGTAAAAGGCCTTATCAAAATTCCAGCACAGGATGATGAGACTTTTGACACGcagatgaaataaaaaataaaagaaagttttccttaaaaatataaccttttttgttttctatttccaGTTGCTGATTTGCAGCGGAGTATGGACTTCAATGTTCCTGTATGGGTTGTGCGTGGGCGCACCCACAATGTTCATCCCTCAGATCAGGCGGGAAGCTAACAGTACCGACATTATAACAGATGACATGGCTTCTTGGTTGAgtaagtttattattgtttaatctCCCCAATCCCTAAATCTCCCATCCTTAAAAgaccagcaatgcacttgtaactcctccggtgttgcggatgtccatggacgTGTGAAGTCCGTAGTAAATAAGTCTTTGCTACTAAACTTACTGTATATCGCTTTATAGTCTACGCCCAAGCGTTTACATTAATAACTTTATCGATTTCAAGCATGACCTGCATGTTAATGGCGGTAGAACATTGACATTCAGCGTCCGATCCCTCATTGTAACTTTATAATTTCATTggaaacttatttataaaatgaaattttccAGCGTCCGTGTACGGCTTCAGCGGCTTCCCGTTCGTCTTCATCCTCTCGATACTCACCAAGTTCGCCGGCAGGAGGATCCCGTTCCTGATCGCAGTCCTGGATACCCTGGCCGCCTTCACCGTCCTCTACTGCAGCACCAGTGTCACACACATACTGATCAGTGAAATCATGCAAGGATTGTTCAGTGCCTCACAAATCGTCATCACACTTATGATTCTCACAGAGTACACCTCACCTAAATACAGGGGCATATTCCTAACAGTTAAAACAGCTACCTTTTACTGGGGTATCTGGGCTTCAAACGCAATTGGCACCTTCTTCCACTGGAGGAAAATTCCTTTGTTTGGAATAATATGTTCCCTGTACACCATATTGACAGTAATGATCTGGCCGGAGTCTCCGTACTGGCTGGCTAGTAGAGGACGGTTCAAAGAGTGTGCAGCCTCACATAGATCACTAAAAGGATGTGATGAAGAATCTGAGAAAGAATTGGAAGTTCTTATCAATTCGCAAAAAGAATACATCGCTAGTTGTGGACTAGATGACATGTCGGTTAAAGAGCGTATCATCGatttctttaaaacattaaaatctaaGAAGTTTTATAAACCAACGTTGCTGTCTATTGTGACTGGTTGTTTAGGAGTTTTCAGTGGGAAGTTAGTATTTGCTGTATACGCTatagatattttgaaaaagATTACAAATAGTGAGTCGACAGCGTACACTAGTATGTTAGTACTGGATGGCTTCACAGTGTTCAGTATGTATGCAGGTtgctttttaatgaaatatctGAAACGACGTACTTTGTTATTAGCAGCGTCTAGTATAGGCGTACTGTTTCTTTTCACTTTATCATTATACTTGtacttaatttctttaaatgttattttggaaAACAATTACGTCTCAGTGTCTTTACTTGTTGCATTCTCAATAGCTGTAAGTTGTGGTCCTATGATCATGTCTATATCGGTGTATGGAGAATTAATTCCAGTTAGATCGAGAAATCTATCAGTATGTTTGATAGCTTTGATAGGAAAACTAGTGACTGGTctagctttaaaagtatctccTTTATTGTTCAGAAAGTTTGGATTACATGGAGGATTCCTAACGTTTGGTTTGTCTTcattagtaataattataattttgtacaaatatttaccAGAAACGAAAGATAAGACGTTACAAGAGATTTCAGATAGTATGAATAGAAGGAAAAAGCTAGCAACTGTAAGATTGTTACCAAATAATAACGCTTGATAATAAAtgttgagattttttaaaacttagaAATAAGACTATTAAAGAGGAGGGCTGTACCTTGTAcgtattataaaataagttattttggaCTGTTATTTGctcaattttgtatgaaaagcctattaaaatgattttatttaaatatattgaagTAAAAGgtggttattttctttttttgcctaaatgtttttatttgcagtttttttactttacatgTATTTCTTGAATAAAATTCTTAACGGGTCAAAATTCGAACAAAAAGATTGCTGTAGTTACTcataacaaatgaaaaaaatcGTACAAATTCTACGTAACGTAATGAAAACTACAAGTACGAAAACAAACGATAATTTTGGTATGATGGCAACAGTGAATGAATATATCTTATGTTTAAATCATtcatttacgtaagtaaatagTAGCTGAGAGAATCGGCTATTAGTAGTCGACATTAGTcatctacttatatttatttgaataaaaaagtaatttaagaaTATTAATAGTACTGTGtacttttgtgttgtttttttataaccttGTTATTTTTGGTAGAGTAATATCAAGTTAAATGTCGAGTATAAGCAGGCGACTTAATGAATACTTGGGTTCTCCGAAGAGTTACTCAGAAGGGTTTACATGGGCGTCGCCGTCTGCTCGTCATTCCTTCTACTCCTTTTCTATTTCATGGAAAATAACTGAAACTTTTTGCTGTTTTTAGTCACGGGAAAGCTAAACGAATTATAATTGGTTTATCTAGGTATTTTTTGTTGGTAACTGAAAAATAGATTAACATTACGATAAAGTTAGTTTCCATTTgtagaaacaaaatatattctatgaattaaattaaaaattatcttatctgcaatttaattttgcaatgattgttagttattaaaaacatttgttaaTCCGTAAATCTGAGATTGTCTTCATGTtcattctttttaaattatggCTTTTGTCTCATGCATTTTTGCACTTTTATT is part of the Spodoptera frugiperda isolate SF20-4 chromosome 30, AGI-APGP_CSIRO_Sfru_2.0, whole genome shotgun sequence genome and encodes:
- the LOC118270140 gene encoding facilitated trehalose transporter Tret1, with the translated sequence MEKRNYEAAPPNNCDSEVLSNTITWKPFLKQLLICSGVWTSMFLYGLCVGAPTMFIPQIRREANSTDIITDDMASWLTSVYGFSGFPFVFILSILTKFAGRRIPFLIAVLDTLAAFTVLYCSTSVTHILISEIMQGLFSASQIVITLMILTEYTSPKYRGIFLTVKTATFYWGIWASNAIGTFFHWRKIPLFGIICSLYTILTVMIWPESPYWLASRGRFKECAASHRSLKGCDEESEKELEVLINSQKEYIASCGLDDMSVKERIIDFFKTLKSKKFYKPTLLSIVTGCLGVFSGKLVFAVYAIDILKKITNSESTAYTSMLVLDGFTVFSMYAGCFLMKYLKRRTLLLAASSIGVLFLFTLSLYLYLISLNVILENNYVSVSLLVAFSIAVSCGPMIMSISVYGELIPVRSRNLSVCLIALIGKLVTGLALKVSPLLFRKFGLHGGFLTFGLSSLVIIIILYKYLPETKDKTLQEISDSMNRRKKLATVRLLPNNNA